The Acidimicrobiales bacterium sequence GTCGAGGGCGTTGGCGATCTCGGTCACGCCGAGGGTCGGGGAGGTCGAGCGGGCGAAGAGGCTCAAGATGTCGAGGGCACGCTCCACCCCGCTGATGCTCTGCGGTTGACGGCCACCCTCCGTGCGCGTCGGCGTCAATGGCGTCTCCAGTCGTTCCAAGGGCGTTGCGATCGCACCGGCGTGCCCGTGCCAGCCGACGGTAGCCGGAGGGGCGCGCCGGCCAGGGCCATCACCGACCGAGCACGCGGGCGCGACCGCGCGCGCCGGAGGCAGCACGCCCGGGTCACCGGGCCGCACCGGCCGCGCGGCGCAGCAGCGCCCGCGCGCCGCGCACCACCGCCTCGTCGATCAGCCTGCCGTCCGCGTCGAGCACCGCCGCGCGCTCCTCGGCGAGCGCACGCTCGAAGCGTGCCACCACCGCGGCAGCCGCGCGCACCTCGTCCTCGGATGGCGTGAAGACGGCGTTGACAACCGGCACCTGGGCCGGGTGGACGACGGCGCGGCCGCCGAAGCCGAGCCGAGCCAGGCGCTCCGTGCTGGCGCGCAGCGCCTCGAGGTCGCGGACGTCGGTGGACACCGGGCCGACCGGCGCCTCGAGGCGACAGGCCGCCGAGACGAGGACGACCTGCGAGCGCGCCCACGCGAGCTCGCTCTCGTCGGGGCTCGGGCGGATGCCGAGCTCGGCGGCGAGGTCGGCCTCGCCGAGGTGGAGCCGCACGACGCGCCGTGCCGCGGCGAGGCGGCGCGCGTCGAGCAGGCCGGTGGCCGACTCGAGGAGCGGCGCGACCGGCGTGGTGCCCGGTGCCAGTCCGTGCGCGCGCTCGGCGCTGGCGAGGAGGGCGTCGAGCGCCTCGAGCTGGGTCGCTCGCTCGCACTTGGCGACGAGGAGGCCGGCGAGCGCGGGCGCCAAGGCGGCGTCCACGTCCTCGGCGGTGCCCTCGAGCCGGTCCTCGACGACCGCGTTGATCCGGACCCAGACCTCGGCCGGCGGATCGGCGCCGAGCCCCGCGAGCCACCGGGCGAGCTCGCCGCGCGCGCGCGCCTTCGCGCTGGGCGCCACGGCGTCCTCGAGGTCGACGATGAGGGCGTCGGCCCCGCGCTCGAGCGCGCGCCCGAGCTTGGCGGGCTGGTCCGCCGGCACGTAGAGGTAGCTGCGCGCACTCATCGGCCCGGGGCCTCCTCGGCGCGCCGGGCGCGGTGCTGGCAGGGCGGTACCAGGGTGCGAAACATCGTTCCGTAGCGTTGTCGGTGAAGTGTCACCGGTCTGACCTGCACTGCCGCGTCCGATCTCGTCGCCTCGGGTCTCGCGCTCCATGTTACGGGCGCTTGACCTCCCGCTGCTGCCTGCCTATGCTTCCTGTTAGCGAAACTGCATTTCGCTAACAGGAACGGCGGCCAGGGGTCAGGCCACGCGGGTCGGGCGAGGAAGCGAGCCCCGGGCGAGTGGGGGAGGTCGACGGTGGACACGCCTGAGCGCAACGCGGTTGGTGGTTCGGAGCGCTACCGGCCGGTCATCACCCGGCGGGACCTGCTGAAGGCGGTGGGCGGCGGGGTGCTGTTCGCGGCGACGGGGGGCTCGCTCCTCGAGGCGCCCTCGACGGCCTCGACGCTCGCGCGCGAGCTGGCTCGCTCGTCGGCGAGGAACCGGCAGAACGTCATCAACGTCCTCATCCCGGCCGATCCCCCCGCGCTCGACCCCGTGAAGTACAACGCGCACGACATCGAGCGCATCTACCGGCAGGTGACCGAGCAGCTCTACCAGTGGAACCCGGACAAGACGATCACCCCGCTGCTCGCCGAGTCGATGCCGAAGATCTCGAGGGACGGCAGGACGTACACGATCCACCTGCGGTCGGGCATCAAGTTCCACAACGGCAAGCCCTTCGACTCCTCGGACGTGAAGTACACCTACGAGCAGTGCCTCGCGCCGTCGAACGGCTCGATCTGGCTCGCCGCGCTCGGGCTCGTGAAGTCCGTGGAGGCGCCGAACCCGCGCACCGTCGTCATCAAGCTGTCCGCCCCCTACACCCCGATGCTCTCGTCCCTCGCGCTCATTCCGATCGTTCCGTCCAACATCCCGTACACGGCGACGACCTACGCGCGCCGCCTCGTCGGGACCGGCCCGTTCCGCTTCGTGAGCTGGAACCAGGGCGTGGCGATCAAGCTCGCCAAGAACCCGCACTACTGGCAGCGAGGGCTCCCGCACTCGAACGGGGTCAGCTTCAGCATCGTCTCG is a genomic window containing:
- a CDS encoding aldolase/citrate lyase family protein, translated to MSARSYLYVPADQPAKLGRALERGADALIVDLEDAVAPSAKARARGELARWLAGLGADPPAEVWVRINAVVEDRLEGTAEDVDAALAPALAGLLVAKCERATQLEALDALLASAERAHGLAPGTTPVAPLLESATGLLDARRLAAARRVVRLHLGEADLAAELGIRPSPDESELAWARSQVVLVSAACRLEAPVGPVSTDVRDLEALRASTERLARLGFGGRAVVHPAQVPVVNAVFTPSEDEVRAAAAVVARFERALAEERAAVLDADGRLIDEAVVRGARALLRRAAGAAR